The Rhizobium leguminosarum DNA segment CGAAAAATACAAAGCTTGATTCTTTATCCCTCCAACGAACAGGCCCCCCGTGGGCCTGTCTGTCTCATGCCACGTTGAAACCTCGTCAGGAAATGGCATCCAGGCCCTTGTCATGAAGGCGGCTGAGTTGCTCCAATTCAGCCGAGGTCAGTGTGATCCCTTCGCTTTCAGACTTTGCGCGCGCGATGAAACGGCGCTCGGAGGGGAGCCGTGCACCACCGCCGATTATTGCCTCGAACAGCGCTTCTGCTCGTGCAAACGGGTCACCGGGGCGACCCGCCGAAAACGCTTTCGGCGACATGGCGATGATCAGTTCGCCATGCATGGGTGAAAGTGTCGTCGTACCGAGATAATCGAGCACCTCAGGACTTGTCAGATCACCGATCATGACACCGGCAAGCAGTTCGATCATCGTTCCTATGGCCGAGCCCTTATGGCCGCCGAAAGGCAACATTGCGCCGGCGAGAGCTTCATCGGGATCGGTGGTCGGGGCGCCGTGCGCATCGATTGCCCAGCCTTCGGGAAGCTGCTTGCCGGCGCGGCGATGGAGTTCAATTTCACCTCGAGCCACCATGGATGTCGCGAAGTCGAAAACGTATGGAGGCTTGTCCACACGCGGCCAGCCAAAGGCGAATGGGTTGGTTCCAAGCAGTGGCTTGCTGCCGCCTGCCGGAGCAACCGCGGCATAGCTCGGGCACATGACGATCGCCGCGAGGCCTTGCCCGGTCAGGGCTTCCACTTCCGACCAGAGCGCAGAAAAGTGGACGACATCATTGACAACCAGTGCCGCTATTCCCGACGCGCGTGCCGCTTCAGCAACCAGCGGCAAGCCAAGCTCGAAGGCGGGATTTGCAAACCCGCCATTCCCCTGAACCGTCACGATACCGGAACTTGCCTGCGGGCCTATCGTCGGGATGGCATCGGGCTTGGCTTTTCCCGCTTTCACCGTGCGCAAGGCGCCCTCGATGCGATAGATGCCGTGAGATTTGCAGGCGTTGCGCTCGCCAGCCACAATGACATTCGTCAATGCAATTGCCTGCACCGCATTCAACCCGGCCCGCCGAAAGATTGCTTCAACCAGCTCGTGCAGTTGGCTGATCGACATGGTGGCCGTCTCAGTCATTTTTCCTCCATCTCAGCCTAGATGGCCGAAAACCCATCCATCTGACATCGAACACTCAATGCGTTGCCGCAAGAAACTTCTGCAGTTCCGGGTCCTTCGGTGAAGCGAACAGTTCATCCGGCGCAGCGATTTCCGACATCACTCCCTTGTGGAAAAACGCCACGCGGTCGGAGACTTCTCGAGCGAATTTCATC contains these protein-coding regions:
- a CDS encoding Ldh family oxidoreductase, which gives rise to MTETATMSISQLHELVEAIFRRAGLNAVQAIALTNVIVAGERNACKSHGIYRIEGALRTVKAGKAKPDAIPTIGPQASSGIVTVQGNGGFANPAFELGLPLVAEAARASGIAALVVNDVVHFSALWSEVEALTGQGLAAIVMCPSYAAVAPAGGSKPLLGTNPFAFGWPRVDKPPYVFDFATSMVARGEIELHRRAGKQLPEGWAIDAHGAPTTDPDEALAGAMLPFGGHKGSAIGTMIELLAGVMIGDLTSPEVLDYLGTTTLSPMHGELIIAMSPKAFSAGRPGDPFARAEALFEAIIGGGARLPSERRFIARAKSESEGITLTSAELEQLSRLHDKGLDAIS